A region of the Rubripirellula tenax genome:
ACTTGTGGGGTATAAAAAGGCAGGATGCCTACCCCACGTTTTCATATTGACAGAGCACTAGCCAAGGCGGTTGTGTCCCCCCCCTCGCGTCATCCGCTTGTTCCAGCGTGGCGTTTGGACATCGATAGAACATCGATAGAACAAAGAGGGCTTTGCGACAGAGTCGCGGTCCGTACGAGCCTTGGGAAGACTCGCCAACTTGAAAGCCAACTTCATGCCGCAAGCGTTCTGCCTCAGTTCTCTCTTGCACAGTGCACCTACATCTAAGCACCGGCATCTAAGCACCGGCATCGGAAGATTTCGCTTGAAAGTGACGCTGTCCAACCAGGATCGCTCGTACTAGGCTTAGCTCGATGTCGCTTCGACGACGGACGATGTCCATTCAATCAGCTTCCTTTCATTCAGCGGAGCATTCCTATCGTTGCTGGCGATAAGATCGGCGAGGCTCGTCCTTGGCTCGATCGGCGAGACTCAAGCCGAACATTGCTTTCCCATGCGGTTGCCCTGCTCTCGCTTTGGGGGCTGTCGGCGATTGCTGGATGCAATCGGACTCAGGATAAGCCCTTGAAAAAAGCAGCCGAAGCGAGTGTTTCGGATGACCCACTCGGGCAACTGCATCGCGCGGTTAGCCAACGCAAGTGGCAAGAAGCCTGGCAGTTGTCCAGCGCTGTGTTAACACAACATCCGGATGATGCTGAGGTCATCCAGTTGGTAGCGAGTGCCGCACAGAATGTCGGCAAGCTTGACGTTGCTGCCGATCTGATGATTGATGCTTGCCGCGCCGAGTCGTTGGGAAATCCAGCGCGGTTGAATCAGGCGACGGATGCGTTGTTGAAGGTCGGGCGACTCTACGACTGTATGGATCTATTGGAAGAGTCACTTGAGTCGGATCCGATGCAGCACTCGATCCGACAAACGTTTTACGATCTGTGTTGGGGATCGGAAAATCGACGTCGGGCAATCCCTCACGGTCGCTTTCTGGTGCAGCACCGTCGGTTTGATTTGCGGTTGCTTCTGTCACTGAGTTACACCGAATCGGGAACGGACCGACTGGATTCATTCATCGAATTTGCCAAACGTCATCCGAGTGATAAGCGTCCGCTCGTCGCCGAAGCCAAGCTGCATTTTGATCAAGGCAAATTTGGACAAGCCGCCACAGTGCTGCGCAGCGTACTGAAGTTGCATCCGGAACATCTGCCTGCGATCGAGCTGCAATGCCGAGTGCTGGTCGCGTCGGAAGGTGACGGCGAATTTTTGGCGCTCGTTGTCGATGCTCCCGATAGCATCCGCGAGTACACGGGATATTGGCTGGCAGTCGGAGATTGGTGCTGGTCTCGTCAGCAGGATCGGCAGGCCGTCCGCGCCTATTGGGAAGCGGCGAGGCGGGATGCCGGTGGCCGAGAAGCCTGGGCCAAGTTGGCGACTTCGCTGGAACAGATCCCTCAGGATGATCACGGACTGGATCAGACAATTATCGAAGCGATTCAAGACCGTGTGGCGTTGCTGACGCGCTTCAGCGATGCAAAGTCTCAGTTTCGGCATTCTCCGTCTCAGTCCAATACGATTGAAATGTCCAAAGCCGCACAGTCGCTCGGCCGATTGTGGGAAGCCGAAGCGTGGGCGTCGATTGCGACGAAGCTACCGCCCGACAAAACCATTTCCGTCAAGCAAGTCCGTGATTCGATCGTTGCAACGATGAATGCAGGAACTCCGTGGCAGTCGGAGGCGGGCCACCCGGAGCTTGGAATGGATCTGACTAACCTCGCCCTTCCTGAACTCGAGCTGGATCCGCTGAAATCTTCAAAGCAAAGTAACGTTGCGATTCGCAGGGCAAGCGAACCTGGTCGCATTCGTTTGGTGAACGAAGCGGGTGAAAGATCGCTGAATTTTTTCGGCCGTACGGCTGACGATTTGGATCGCCCCGGCATCAAGATTTTCAAGACACTGGGCTGCGGCGGCGGAGCAATCGATTTTGACCTTGATGGCTGGAGCGACCTGTATCTGGCGGCGGCCGGTGGTACTCCGCCACATCGTGATTCAAATTCAAATTCGCTTTGGCGCAATCAAAATGGGTCCTTCGTCGACGTCACGCGAGGTTCCGAAACAAATGAGACAGGATTTGGTCAGGGAATCGCGGTTGGTGATGTCAATGAAGATGGTTTTCTGGATCTGTTGGCATTGAACTATGGCGCCAACACGCTGTTCATCAACAACGGCGACGGAACATTCACGAACGCTACCGAGCTGATGGAACAAGCGGATCGAAAACTGGACTGGTCGTCCAGTGGCGCCATTGCCGACTTGGACCAAGACGGGCTCGCCGACGTGGTCGTGCTTAGTTACGGCGATGGTCTCGAGCAAGTGAGCAAAACGTGCGGGGATGGAGGTCGGTCGCGAGCATGTGGGCCGCTGAATTTTTCGGCTTCTCCCGATCGTTTTCTCCACAACACGGGAACCGGGAATCTGGTCGATCGAACAGAAGCGTGGGGATTGCCCGAGAGCCCAGGCCGAGGATTGGGCGTGACCATTGGGGCCTTCGATCACGATCCGGGTGTCGACGTCTTCGTCGCCAATGATCAATCCCCCAATCACTATTGGAGTTGGCCCGAGAACACTGAGCTCCCGTTCGGTGAGTCAGCCGTTGTAAGAGGGCTGGGATCGAACCATGGGTCGCCGTATCAAGGTTCGATGGGGATCGCAACGGGCGACTTTGATCGCGATGGTGATTTTGATTTCTACGTCACCAATTTCGACAAAGAATGCAACACTTACCACGAACAAGTAAACGATGGCGTGTGGCGGGATCAAACGATGGCACAGAAACTGTATTCGCCGTCTTTGACCATGGTCGGGTTCGGTACGGAGGCCGTCGATCTTGATAATGATGGGGTCTTAGAGTTGGTCGTATCCAACGGCCATGTCGATGCTGCCTATCCCGAGGACGACTCGGCCCCGCATGCACAGCCGATGCAGGTTTTTCAACGAAATTCGCTGGGCGAATTCGAGTCGATTGAACAGGCCATCGGAGGCGATTACCTGAGTGCGAATCATGTCGGCCGTGCGTTGTGGACGCTCGACATCAACCGCGACGGGCTGACCGATTTTGCGGTCACGCACCAGACCGAGCCGGTGGCGTTGCTGGTCAATCGGACCGAAAAGCCGGGAAACTGGATCGGATTGCAGTTGGTCGGTCGCCAGAGTTCTCGCGACGCGATCGGATCAGTCGTGGAAGTGCATTCCTCTGATCAGCGGTGGATCGCGGCCCTGACTTCGGGTGATGGTTACATGTGCAGCAATGAACGTATCCTTCGCGTCGGGTTGGGCGACTTGATTGGCGAATGCGAGGTCACGGTCACCTGGCCCGATGGACAACGCCAAACCTATTCTCATCTAAAGCCCAATACGGATTGGTTGCTCATCGAAGGTGATCAAAATGCCTTCGATACACGGAATTGACGGTCGGTTGGGGGCAACCGAATCGACAGATTCGCGGCACTTCGGCTAGCGGTTTGATTTGAGTTTTGCCTTCGCCGGCACACGCTGCTTTGGCAACGGTGGTTTCGTCGGCCGTGGACCCTCGAGATCGAAGAATCGCATGTTCTTGCCGACTCGGTCGAAGTCGCCGAGATCCGAACGCATCGACTCAGCCAGCGCAAGCAACCGCTGGGTAACCTGCGGATGTTGGTCGGCCACATTCGTCGTCTCGCCGATGTCGTTGTCGAGATCCACCAAGAAAGGAGTATCGAAACCAACGCGATCCTCCGGTGCGATGTGTCGATTCTGTGTGAACGGGGCCACGTCGCTCGGTTCTTTTTCGCGAGGAAGGTGCAACTTCCATTTGCCTTGACGAACGGCCTGCAGTCGGACTCGCAAGTAGTAAAAATGCGTCTTGTCGGCGTCGGCCTTGTCAAACTCGCCATGGATCAGATGCCGAATGTCTTCGCCATCGATCACTCGATCCGGCGGAGCCGCGGCACCCGATAGCGCCGCTAACGTCGGCAGAACGTCAAGCGTGCTGGCGATTGAATCGCACGTCGTCCCCGCAGGAACTCGGCCGGGGCCCCAAACGATGAAGGGAACTCGCACGCCGCCTTCGAAGGTGGACGTCTTCCCGCTACGAAGCGTGCCTGCCGAACCGCCGTGGTCGCTTGGTAGATGTCCGTCGGCGTGATTGGTGTTTTTGATCAACCATGGGCCGTTATCGCTTGTGAAAATCACGT
Encoded here:
- a CDS encoding FG-GAP-like repeat-containing protein, with the translated sequence MKKAAEASVSDDPLGQLHRAVSQRKWQEAWQLSSAVLTQHPDDAEVIQLVASAAQNVGKLDVAADLMIDACRAESLGNPARLNQATDALLKVGRLYDCMDLLEESLESDPMQHSIRQTFYDLCWGSENRRRAIPHGRFLVQHRRFDLRLLLSLSYTESGTDRLDSFIEFAKRHPSDKRPLVAEAKLHFDQGKFGQAATVLRSVLKLHPEHLPAIELQCRVLVASEGDGEFLALVVDAPDSIREYTGYWLAVGDWCWSRQQDRQAVRAYWEAARRDAGGREAWAKLATSLEQIPQDDHGLDQTIIEAIQDRVALLTRFSDAKSQFRHSPSQSNTIEMSKAAQSLGRLWEAEAWASIATKLPPDKTISVKQVRDSIVATMNAGTPWQSEAGHPELGMDLTNLALPELELDPLKSSKQSNVAIRRASEPGRIRLVNEAGERSLNFFGRTADDLDRPGIKIFKTLGCGGGAIDFDLDGWSDLYLAAAGGTPPHRDSNSNSLWRNQNGSFVDVTRGSETNETGFGQGIAVGDVNEDGFLDLLALNYGANTLFINNGDGTFTNATELMEQADRKLDWSSSGAIADLDQDGLADVVVLSYGDGLEQVSKTCGDGGRSRACGPLNFSASPDRFLHNTGTGNLVDRTEAWGLPESPGRGLGVTIGAFDHDPGVDVFVANDQSPNHYWSWPENTELPFGESAVVRGLGSNHGSPYQGSMGIATGDFDRDGDFDFYVTNFDKECNTYHEQVNDGVWRDQTMAQKLYSPSLTMVGFGTEAVDLDNDGVLELVVSNGHVDAAYPEDDSAPHAQPMQVFQRNSLGEFESIEQAIGGDYLSANHVGRALWTLDINRDGLTDFAVTHQTEPVALLVNRTEKPGNWIGLQLVGRQSSRDAIGSVVEVHSSDQRWIAALTSGDGYMCSNERILRVGLGDLIGECEVTVTWPDGQRQTYSHLKPNTDWLLIEGDQNAFDTRN